A genomic region of Phragmites australis chromosome 2, lpPhrAust1.1, whole genome shotgun sequence contains the following coding sequences:
- the LOC133899869 gene encoding rhomboid-like protein 14, mitochondrial gives MGSGMSSGRRRGSGLEGSRGLLPVLALQVLLEYGPAGAARPPVTAALLAANALVYLRPGALDGLLPSLQRASFNPHLIMKYGDLTRFFLSAFYHLSETHLFYNMTSLLWKGIQLETSMGSTKFASMVAALLGLSQGITLLLSKGLLLLGDDTTYYDQYAVGFSGVLFGMKVVLNAWSDDFVYLHGMVIPSKYAAWAELVLIQAFIPGTSFLGHLGGILAGLVYLWLERSFNGPDPLSLLISSVTKVVSWPVKFAQRLLRSVRSQGHITGRGRVGRRASARETPQGIWRCSTCTYDNSLATDVCEMCSNAREDRAFSRRQHHQAGGNVELSVEEIRRRRLQRFGR, from the exons ATGGGGTCCGGCATGAGcagcggccggcggcgcggctCCGGCCTGGAGGGGTCGAGGGGGCTGCTGCCGGTGCTGGCGCTGCAGGTGCTGCTCGAGTACGGCCCCGCGGgcgccgcccgcccgcccgtcACCGCGGCGCTGCTCGCCGCCAACGCGCTGGTCTACCTCCGCCCCGGCGCGCTCGACGGGCTCCTCCCCTCGCTCCAACGCGCCTCTTTCAACCCGCACCTCATCATGAAG TACGGCGACTTGACGCGCTTCTTCCTGTCAGCTTTCTACCACTTGAGTGAAACTCACCTCTTCTACAACATGACATCTCTCTTGTGGAAGGGCATACAGCTTGAAACATCAATGGGTAGTACCAAGTTTGCTTCCATGGTTGCTGCACTGCTTGGCCTGTCGCAGGGCATCACGCTGCTCTTGTCCAAAGGCTTACTCTTGCTTGGTGATGATACAACGTATTATGATCAATATGCTGTTGGATTCTCTGGTGTGCTATTTGGTATGAAGGTTGTGCTGAATGCCTGGTCCGACGATTTTGTCTACCTGCATGGGATGGTTATTCCATCAAAGTATGCTGCATGGGCTGAACTAGTCCTCATTCAGGCTTTCATTCCCGGGACATCctttcttggccatcttggTGGTATACTTGCTGGACTGGTCTACCTTTGGCTGGAGCGCTCATTCAACGGGCCAGACCCACTCTCTCTTCTGATTTCAAGTGTTACGAAGGTTGTGAGTTGGCCAGTGAAATTTGCTCAGAGACTTCTAAGATCTGTCCGTTCTCAGGGCCACATAACAGGCCGAGGCAGGGTTGGGCGCCGTGCATCAGCAAGAGAGACCCCTCAAGGTATCTGGAGATGCTCAACCTGCACCTATGACAACTCACTTGCCACAGATGTCTGTGAGATGTGCAGTAATGCACGTGAGGACCGTGCTTTTTCACGGAGGCAGCATCATCAAGCTGGGGGCAACGTGGAGCTCTCAGTTGAGGAGATACGCCGTAGGAGGCTGCAAAGGTTTGGCAGATGA